One Sediminibacillus dalangtanensis genomic region harbors:
- a CDS encoding flavodoxin family protein, which yields MNILTLLGSSRKDGNSDYLVEQALGGVDHTSIHLLDYQMNPIIDERHTEEGFTAVEDDYERLLKEFLDHDIIVFATPLYWFGMSGQMKIFFDRWSQYMRDPRFRFKELIKQKKAYVIITGNSPDPKISALPLIQQFKAIFDYVGVEFSDYIIGQANKPGEIQNDPFALAKADLWNQQFKQLGN from the coding sequence ATGAACATTTTGACCTTACTAGGCAGTTCTCGAAAAGATGGAAACAGTGATTACCTGGTCGAACAGGCACTTGGTGGTGTTGACCATACGTCCATACACCTGCTCGATTATCAAATGAATCCTATTATAGACGAACGACATACGGAAGAAGGCTTTACAGCTGTGGAGGATGACTATGAAAGGTTGCTCAAGGAATTTCTGGATCATGACATCATTGTATTCGCCACGCCTTTATACTGGTTTGGTATGTCCGGACAGATGAAAATCTTTTTTGACCGTTGGAGCCAGTATATGCGCGATCCTCGTTTCCGTTTTAAAGAGTTGATCAAACAGAAAAAAGCGTATGTTATCATAACCGGTAATTCACCTGATCCTAAAATTTCAGCGCTTCCTTTGATTCAACAATTCAAGGCGATTTTTGATTACGTTGGTGTCGAGTTTTCCGATTATATCATCGGTCAGGCCAACAAACCTGGTGAGATACAAAACGATCCCTTCGCATTGGCTAAGGCCGATTTATGGAATCAACAGTTTAAACAATTAGGAAATTAA
- a CDS encoding CidA/LrgA family protein gives MKIITILIQIVFIHLFLLLGAGVKVLIPIPIPASMIGLLLLFLALCLKLVKLEWVEQGGNWLIAELLLFFVPSAVGIVNYDEMLSWQGFSTVLIIGISTFIVMGTTAFIADKIMIRKERDTQ, from the coding sequence TTGAAAATCATTACGATTCTTATTCAAATTGTCTTCATTCATTTGTTTCTGCTTCTGGGAGCTGGTGTCAAAGTACTTATTCCGATTCCGATACCAGCATCGATGATCGGACTTCTGCTGTTGTTTTTGGCCCTCTGCCTGAAGTTGGTAAAACTGGAATGGGTCGAGCAGGGCGGAAACTGGCTGATCGCAGAACTGTTACTGTTTTTCGTGCCATCTGCGGTCGGAATTGTTAATTATGATGAAATGCTTAGCTGGCAAGGCTTCAGTACAGTGTTGATCATCGGAATAAGCACTTTTATTGTCATGGGCACCACCGCCTTTATTGCAGATAAAATCATGATCCGGAAAGAGCGTGATACCCAATGA
- a CDS encoding nucleotidyltransferase domain-containing protein, with product MTEIKEIGSLCPVDDKGYIINQSDPNKINDKYREVVRLINESCLSVLPNEIHSIYIRGSVPRGLDIEGVSDVDVIIVTYSNPEELDLYWVEEAEQIIDQKFSFINGVELGFSPLSEVEESTYCSMIPFILKTYGICVYGENLIGKLPDYKPDSSLANEHLIHLTTLIERAKDDLMGNDDIEDIKDCCSWIMRIIVRAGAALVIVQEQAYTRDLFPAYKLFSNHYPEKEPQMRTALWYAINPLTESEEILKFLHGFGSWIKAEAEDWLNVYNPAREIHLPL from the coding sequence ATGACTGAAATTAAAGAAATAGGGTCTTTATGTCCTGTAGACGACAAAGGCTATATCATAAACCAGTCTGATCCAAATAAAATCAATGATAAATATCGAGAAGTTGTCCGACTAATAAATGAAAGCTGTCTTTCCGTTTTACCAAACGAAATTCACAGCATTTACATAAGAGGTTCTGTCCCAAGAGGGTTAGACATTGAAGGTGTATCGGATGTGGACGTAATAATCGTAACCTATTCCAATCCTGAAGAACTTGATCTTTATTGGGTGGAGGAGGCGGAACAAATTATTGATCAGAAATTCTCCTTTATAAATGGTGTGGAATTAGGGTTCAGCCCTTTAAGTGAGGTTGAGGAGTCAACATATTGCTCCATGATCCCGTTTATTCTAAAAACCTATGGTATCTGTGTGTATGGCGAAAACCTAATAGGTAAGCTCCCTGATTATAAACCCGATAGCTCTTTGGCGAATGAACACCTCATTCACTTAACAACTCTGATTGAAAGAGCGAAGGATGATTTAATGGGAAATGACGATATTGAGGACATTAAGGATTGCTGTTCATGGATCATGCGAATTATTGTGAGGGCTGGCGCTGCGCTTGTCATTGTTCAAGAACAGGCTTACACAAGGGACCTATTCCCAGCCTATAAACTGTTTTCTAATCATTACCCTGAAAAAGAGCCTCAGATGAGAACGGCTCTCTGGTACGCAATCAACCCTTTAACAGAGTCAGAAGAAATATTGAAATTCTTGCATGGCTTTGGAAGTTGGATAAAGGCAGAAGCAGAAGATTGGCTTAACGTTTATAACCCGGCAAGGGAAATACATCTACCGCTTTAA
- a CDS encoding LysR family transcriptional regulator, protein MELRHLVTFETIVEKGGFKKAADELGYAQSSITAHIKALEEELGYPLFDRMGKTITLTETGRRFFPYAVDIINLYAKSKQIIKEGDQPAGPLSIGASESLMIYWLPSKIRRFMEQYPLVELTLKSIDYENLSGQLKKGDIDAAILVDAADWQPKDLTIEKIKEERLTLVEAAKPSAPRIAETMLVTEYTCSWRPLIEDYLKKEAGYAKIELPSIEAIKQCVLSGLGKAMLPSFTVKDAVENGELTAIPITTGNEIGIYTAVHKDKWRSRNLQAFLSLLSE, encoded by the coding sequence ATGGAGTTGCGTCATCTCGTTACTTTTGAAACCATCGTGGAAAAAGGAGGGTTTAAAAAAGCTGCAGATGAATTGGGATATGCACAGTCCTCGATAACTGCCCATATTAAAGCTTTGGAAGAGGAACTTGGGTATCCCTTATTTGACCGGATGGGAAAGACGATCACCCTTACCGAGACCGGCAGGCGATTTTTTCCATATGCCGTTGACATCATCAATTTGTACGCCAAATCAAAACAAATCATCAAGGAAGGCGACCAACCAGCAGGGCCTTTATCCATCGGAGCAAGTGAATCACTGATGATTTATTGGCTGCCAAGTAAAATCCGGCGATTCATGGAGCAGTATCCCTTGGTGGAGTTGACGCTTAAATCAATAGATTATGAAAATCTTTCCGGCCAATTAAAGAAGGGAGATATAGATGCGGCGATTCTGGTAGATGCTGCTGATTGGCAGCCCAAGGATTTAACAATTGAGAAAATCAAAGAGGAACGCCTTACACTTGTTGAAGCAGCAAAACCTTCTGCCCCGCGTATAGCTGAAACCATGCTGGTAACGGAGTACACATGCAGCTGGAGACCATTGATTGAGGACTATCTAAAAAAAGAAGCGGGATATGCAAAAATAGAACTGCCGAGTATTGAAGCAATCAAACAGTGTGTTTTGAGTGGATTGGGAAAAGCCATGTTACCTTCTTTTACAGTAAAGGATGCAGTGGAAAACGGTGAATTGACAGCAATCCCGATAACCACTGGGAATGAAATTGGGATTTATACTGCTGTCCACAAAGACAAGTGGCGTTCGCGCAATTTACAGGCATTCCTGTCATTGCTGTCAGAATAG
- a CDS encoding PadR family transcriptional regulator: MEKITELLKGVLEGCVLEIISRGETYGYEITQQLRELGFTDVVEGTVYTITIRLEKNNLVDIEKKQSTVGPPRKFYTLNAAGQERLENFWERWEFISDKMNELKMKEIKRRR; the protein is encoded by the coding sequence TTGGAAAAAATAACAGAATTGCTGAAAGGGGTGCTCGAGGGTTGTGTGCTTGAAATCATCAGCCGTGGAGAAACATACGGCTATGAAATCACACAACAGCTGCGGGAACTTGGCTTCACTGATGTAGTGGAAGGAACAGTATATACAATTACCATACGGCTTGAGAAAAACAACCTCGTGGATATAGAAAAAAAACAATCCACTGTGGGACCGCCGAGAAAATTTTATACACTGAATGCAGCAGGTCAAGAACGCCTTGAAAATTTTTGGGAAAGATGGGAATTTATTTCAGACAAAATGAATGAACTAAAAATGAAAGAAATCAAAAGGAGAAGGTAA
- a CDS encoding NAD(P)H oxidoreductase: MKVLTFITHPRKNSLTFAVAEKFMEGLKDAGHIADKLDLYRSGFNPLVEEDDEPDWNNTCQHFSPQTTAEMERLKQYDGLAFVFPLWWWSMPALMKGYIDRVWNYGFAYGGNKLPIERVLWLTLAGAPPERFSKRKYDSMMRRYFNIGLADYCGIEHSHFELFYQTINPTPDHVDMLLEEAYKLGKQYSVLSDEKEIES; the protein is encoded by the coding sequence ATGAAGGTGTTGACCTTTATTACCCATCCACGAAAAAATTCTTTGACATTTGCCGTTGCAGAGAAATTTATGGAAGGGCTAAAAGACGCTGGACATATAGCCGATAAGCTCGATTTATACCGAAGCGGTTTTAATCCATTAGTGGAAGAAGACGATGAACCTGATTGGAATAATACCTGCCAGCACTTCTCCCCTCAAACAACAGCAGAAATGGAACGGTTGAAACAATATGATGGCTTGGCGTTTGTCTTTCCTTTATGGTGGTGGAGTATGCCGGCTTTGATGAAAGGGTATATCGACCGCGTGTGGAATTATGGTTTTGCGTACGGAGGGAATAAACTTCCGATTGAACGCGTTCTATGGCTCACCTTGGCAGGCGCTCCTCCTGAACGATTCAGTAAAAGGAAGTACGATTCCATGATGCGTCGTTATTTCAATATAGGACTTGCCGACTACTGCGGCATCGAACACTCTCATTTCGAATTGTTCTACCAAACAATCAATCCGACCCCAGACCATGTGGATATGCTACTTGAAGAAGCTTATAAACTGGGGAAACAATACTCGGTACTTTCAGATGAAAAGGAGATCGAATCATGA
- a CDS encoding VC0807 family protein, with the protein MKKNIVLLDIIFYVLFPLFIWHFIRDFIGDYYTMLLSSVPGIIYSVYRFFELKRINFFGVFILVTLMIETLVDVLAGSSLQLLWNKVFYAGAMSLFFFSSIIIKKPITLYFGLDFAELQGYDRKFSKCLYYQKQLFLIFQLITLVFALRSGVLALVKAWLIIEYGVEAFDKGIILRQAFSWLLTGITIAGFFYIGKVIYTSPELIKKAEREMAEKEARPS; encoded by the coding sequence ATGAAGAAAAATATTGTTTTGCTCGACATTATTTTTTATGTCTTATTTCCATTATTTATTTGGCATTTTATCCGTGATTTCATCGGAGATTATTATACTATGCTGCTATCTTCTGTCCCGGGGATTATTTACAGTGTATATCGCTTTTTCGAATTGAAACGAATCAACTTTTTCGGCGTCTTTATTCTCGTTACGCTGATGATCGAGACGTTGGTTGATGTCCTGGCAGGCTCTTCTCTGCAATTGCTTTGGAACAAAGTCTTCTATGCTGGAGCTATGAGTTTGTTTTTTTTCAGTTCCATCATTATCAAAAAGCCGATTACCCTTTACTTCGGTTTGGATTTTGCTGAATTGCAAGGCTATGATCGGAAGTTTAGTAAATGTCTTTATTATCAGAAACAGCTTTTTCTGATTTTTCAGCTGATCACGCTTGTTTTTGCGTTGAGGAGTGGCGTCCTTGCTTTGGTAAAAGCCTGGTTGATTATAGAATACGGAGTGGAGGCATTCGATAAAGGGATCATTCTTCGTCAGGCATTCAGCTGGCTGTTAACCGGGATTACGATCGCAGGCTTTTTCTATATTGGAAAAGTCATCTATACATCGCCGGAATTAATCAAGAAAGCGGAAAGGGAAATGGCAGAGAAGGAAGCACGTCCTAGTTGA
- a CDS encoding GNAT family N-acetyltransferase, whose translation MKLEKTDNQSDKEYIREKLIEHNMSQLPNHLKTPKESICFTVTSENGDIIGGITGTMYWHHLHIDFLWVDERHRSKVYGAQLLKQAEILAEQKQCRLIFLDTFSFQAPEFYQKQGYQVFGVLEDHPKGFDQYFLQKRL comes from the coding sequence ATGAAACTTGAAAAAACGGATAATCAGTCAGATAAAGAGTATATAAGAGAAAAATTAATTGAACATAATATGAGCCAGCTGCCCAATCATTTGAAAACCCCGAAAGAGAGCATCTGTTTTACGGTGACATCAGAGAATGGTGACATCATCGGCGGGATCACCGGGACAATGTATTGGCATCACCTGCATATAGATTTTCTTTGGGTGGATGAACGCCATCGTTCCAAAGTATATGGGGCACAGTTATTGAAGCAGGCCGAAATACTTGCGGAGCAAAAACAATGCCGTTTGATTTTTCTTGATACGTTCAGCTTCCAGGCGCCAGAATTTTATCAAAAGCAGGGTTATCAGGTGTTCGGGGTCCTGGAAGACCATCCTAAGGGATTCGATCAATATTTCTTGCAAAAAAGACTATAA
- a CDS encoding LrgB family protein has translation MSIIFFIFVTSLLYMLAKAGYKRMPLPIFHPLLLSPILIIGLISLLHVSADQYLDSASLLTHMLGPATVAFAIPIYKHLSVLKKYIGTIVTSITIGTLVAIFSSFLLSMLMHLNNQFLVSVLPRSITTPIAIEVSKDIGGIPTLTTVFVILTGIIGGIIGPAVIKRFSIKSTIAKGLALGTSAHGVGTNKAMEYGEQAATFSTLAMIFAASITVLWGKFLIPMLVSFIG, from the coding sequence ATGAGTATCATCTTTTTTATTTTCGTAACCAGTTTGTTATATATGTTGGCGAAGGCAGGATATAAACGCATGCCGCTGCCAATTTTTCACCCGTTGCTGTTAAGCCCGATTTTGATCATTGGTTTAATCAGTTTGCTGCATGTGTCTGCCGATCAATATTTAGACAGTGCAAGTCTGCTCACGCATATGCTGGGACCGGCAACCGTTGCATTTGCCATTCCCATTTATAAGCATTTATCCGTATTGAAAAAATATATCGGTACAATCGTGACCAGCATTACCATTGGTACGCTCGTTGCAATATTTTCTTCTTTCTTGCTTTCGATGCTTATGCACTTGAACAATCAATTTCTGGTCAGTGTACTGCCAAGGTCGATTACCACGCCAATTGCCATCGAAGTTTCAAAAGATATTGGCGGTATTCCTACCTTGACAACCGTTTTTGTCATCCTCACCGGCATTATCGGCGGGATCATCGGACCAGCCGTGATCAAGCGCTTTTCGATAAAATCGACGATAGCAAAAGGCCTGGCGTTAGGTACGAGTGCGCACGGCGTCGGAACCAATAAAGCAATGGAATATGGCGAGCAAGCTGCAACTTTCTCGACCTTGGCGATGATTTTCGCCGCCAGCATAACTGTATTATGGGGCAAGTTTTTAATTCCCATGCTTGTCTCGTTTATCGGCTGA
- a CDS encoding ABC transporter permease, producing MKRKTGVLLGRLMRNILRSPDTIITVAVTPIMMMLLFVYVFGGAIETGTDNYVNYLLPGILLIAIASGVAYTSLRLFTDVKSGLMARFITMPIKRSSILWAHVFTSVVSNALTVVIVILVALLMGFRSDADILDWLAVGGILGLFTLALTWLAIIPGLTAGSMEGATAYSYPLIFLPFISSAFVPTDTMPKAVRAFAENQPVTSIVNSIRALLYQGTVGNGIWTALAWCVGIMIIAYLIASKVFKRQLG from the coding sequence ATGAAAAGGAAAACAGGAGTATTACTAGGTCGTTTAATGCGTAATATCTTGCGCAGCCCGGATACCATCATCACAGTTGCGGTTACGCCGATTATGATGATGCTGCTTTTTGTTTACGTATTTGGCGGAGCCATAGAAACAGGCACGGATAACTACGTCAATTATTTGTTACCGGGAATCTTGCTAATCGCAATCGCATCGGGTGTTGCTTATACTTCCTTACGGCTATTTACGGATGTGAAAAGCGGACTGATGGCGCGTTTTATTACAATGCCCATCAAGCGTTCATCGATATTGTGGGCACACGTATTCACCTCGGTTGTTTCCAATGCACTTACTGTAGTGATTGTTATACTCGTTGCGCTCTTGATGGGATTCCGTTCTGACGCCGATATCCTGGATTGGCTGGCGGTAGGTGGCATACTTGGACTATTCACACTGGCACTGACGTGGCTGGCGATCATCCCCGGATTGACAGCAGGGTCAATGGAAGGGGCAACAGCATACTCTTATCCACTGATTTTCTTACCGTTTATCAGTTCTGCTTTCGTTCCCACCGATACGATGCCTAAGGCTGTTCGTGCATTCGCTGAAAACCAGCCCGTCACTTCCATCGTGAATTCCATTCGTGCCCTCTTGTATCAAGGTACTGTCGGAAACGGTATCTGGACTGCGCTTGCCTGGTGTGTTGGAATCATGATCATCGCTTATTTGATAGCCAGTAAAGTTTTTAAGCGCCAGTTAGGATAA
- a CDS encoding DUF1048 domain-containing protein: MSFFEKIIGSLEEKREWRAMEARAKALPSEYHNAYKAIQKYMWTSGGLTDWKETSRIFRGILDLFEEGAADGKKVTDLTGEDVAAFCDELVKDSKTWQDKYRAKLNETIGRNER, from the coding sequence ATGAGTTTTTTTGAAAAAATTATCGGGAGTCTGGAAGAGAAGCGGGAATGGAGGGCTATGGAGGCTCGTGCGAAGGCACTTCCAAGTGAGTACCATAACGCTTATAAAGCTATTCAAAAATATATGTGGACCTCCGGTGGCCTCACGGATTGGAAGGAAACTAGCCGGATCTTTCGCGGCATTCTTGACCTTTTCGAGGAAGGGGCTGCGGATGGCAAGAAAGTCACTGACCTTACGGGTGAAGACGTGGCTGCTTTTTGCGACGAACTAGTGAAGGATTCGAAAACCTGGCAGGATAAATATCGTGCGAAGTTAAATGAGACAATCGGGCGCAATGAAAGGTGA
- a CDS encoding ring-cleaving dioxygenase, with amino-acid sequence MNQLKGIHHVTAITSSAEKNYEFFTYVLGMRLVKKTVNQDDIQTYHLFFADDTGSPGTDMTFFDFPGIPKGEHGTNEIFKTSFRVPSDAALDYWVKRFDRLEVKHTGIKEQFGKKTLSFVDFDDQHYQLVSDEHNEGVASGTPWQDGPIPLEYAITGLGPIFVRIANFDYFKEMMEKVLVFNEIDQEGSFHLFEVGEGGNGAQVIVEHNKVLPQARQGFGTVHHAAFRIEDRKELEEWDQWYRRFGFQTSGYVDRFFFKSLYTRVAPQILFELATDGPGFMGDEPYETLGEKLSLPPFLESKRDQIENAVRPIDTVRSTRKIEKEYE; translated from the coding sequence ATGAACCAGTTGAAAGGAATTCATCACGTAACAGCGATTACCAGCAGTGCGGAAAAGAACTATGAATTTTTTACGTATGTTCTTGGAATGCGGCTTGTGAAAAAAACAGTCAATCAGGATGATATCCAAACATATCATTTGTTTTTCGCTGATGATACAGGCAGCCCGGGTACCGACATGACGTTTTTCGATTTTCCCGGGATACCAAAAGGCGAGCATGGAACCAATGAAATTTTTAAAACATCCTTCCGGGTTCCGAGTGACGCTGCTTTGGACTATTGGGTGAAGCGGTTTGACCGTCTGGAAGTAAAACATACCGGCATCAAAGAACAGTTCGGCAAAAAAACGTTGTCGTTCGTCGACTTTGATGACCAGCATTACCAATTGGTATCCGATGAACACAATGAAGGGGTCGCATCGGGAACACCATGGCAGGATGGCCCGATTCCATTGGAATATGCCATCACCGGCCTAGGTCCGATATTTGTGCGGATTGCGAATTTCGATTACTTTAAAGAAATGATGGAAAAAGTTCTGGTCTTTAACGAAATAGATCAGGAAGGTTCTTTCCATTTATTCGAAGTTGGTGAAGGAGGAAATGGTGCACAAGTCATTGTGGAACACAACAAAGTACTTCCTCAAGCACGCCAAGGATTTGGTACCGTCCATCATGCCGCTTTCCGTATCGAGGACCGGAAAGAGTTAGAAGAGTGGGATCAATGGTATCGAAGATTTGGTTTTCAAACCTCCGGGTATGTTGACCGTTTCTTCTTTAAATCATTGTACACAAGGGTGGCACCGCAAATTTTGTTTGAGTTGGCAACCGATGGTCCAGGCTTCATGGGCGACGAACCATATGAAACGCTGGGAGAAAAGCTTTCACTGCCGCCATTTCTCGAGTCGAAACGTGACCAAATCGAAAATGCGGTTCGGCCGATTGATACGGTCAGAAGTACGAGAAAGATCGAAAAAGAATATGAGTAA
- a CDS encoding ABC transporter ATP-binding protein, translating to MSNTAITVKRLKKTFKDKEVLKGVDFEVKHGEIFALLGSNGAGKTTAVNILSTLMKPDGGEVSICGFDVQRQPEHVRQRISLTGQFAALDGMQTGWENLIMIAKLRGVSNPTQVADKLLAKFHLTDAANQRADKYSGGMKRRLDLAMSLIGKPEVIFLDEPTTGLDPEARIEVWETVQELAGSGTTILLTTQYLEEAEQLADRIAILHGGKIITTGTLTELKEMFPPVKVEYVEKQPTLEEIFLAIIGKKEGK from the coding sequence ATGAGCAATACAGCAATTACGGTAAAAAGATTAAAAAAAACCTTTAAAGACAAGGAAGTCTTAAAGGGAGTCGATTTTGAGGTGAAACATGGTGAAATTTTCGCTCTGCTAGGCTCAAACGGAGCCGGCAAGACGACGGCGGTTAACATCCTCTCGACGTTGATGAAGCCGGATGGCGGAGAAGTAAGTATTTGCGGCTTTGACGTTCAGCGTCAACCAGAACATGTTCGCCAACGCATAAGTTTGACAGGGCAGTTTGCTGCTTTAGATGGCATGCAAACCGGGTGGGAAAATCTAATAATGATTGCCAAGTTGCGGGGAGTTTCTAATCCCACTCAAGTCGCCGATAAATTGCTTGCGAAATTCCACCTGACTGATGCGGCCAACCAACGCGCAGACAAGTATTCTGGCGGAATGAAGCGCAGACTTGACCTTGCCATGAGTTTGATTGGGAAACCAGAAGTCATTTTTCTCGATGAACCGACCACAGGGCTTGACCCAGAAGCGCGGATTGAAGTATGGGAAACAGTCCAGGAGCTTGCCGGCAGTGGCACGACCATATTGCTGACGACTCAATACCTGGAGGAAGCCGAACAACTAGCCGACCGTATCGCCATCCTTCATGGCGGAAAAATCATCACCACTGGCACCCTCACCGAACTAAAGGAGATGTTCCCGCCAGTGAAAGTGGAATATGTCGAGAAGCAGCCGACATTGGAGGAAATTTTTCTCGCAATCATTGGTAAAAAGGAGGGGAAGTAA
- a CDS encoding LysR family transcriptional regulator translates to MELRQLHYFLEVAKQQSITKAAVSLHISQPALSKMIKALEEELGMTLIVRSNKTSELTDAGMVVKEYAKKIHGQLDDMATILNDLTQLERGAIHIGLPPIIGSLFFPNVLSAFHKKYPNIKITITEYGGAKVVKSVDEGELDLAVAVLPVDEDIFNIYPIVEEKMNVVVPQEHRFANRKSIDLMELKDEEFIFYHEDFALHDIILEKFIQAGYHPDILFKSSQWDLMAEMVAANLGITILPDSICNKVKNSGLHILKVNPTIPWNLAVITKKEKYISYASRTFIDFIQQMHERI, encoded by the coding sequence ATGGAATTACGTCAATTGCATTATTTTTTAGAGGTGGCAAAACAACAAAGCATCACCAAAGCGGCGGTATCACTCCATATTTCTCAACCGGCATTAAGTAAAATGATCAAAGCCCTCGAGGAAGAATTGGGCATGACGTTGATCGTCCGATCCAATAAAACGAGTGAACTGACAGATGCCGGTATGGTGGTAAAAGAATATGCGAAGAAAATTCATGGCCAATTGGATGATATGGCAACCATATTGAATGATTTGACGCAGTTGGAACGTGGTGCCATTCATATCGGACTGCCTCCGATCATCGGCAGCTTGTTTTTTCCGAATGTGTTATCTGCCTTTCATAAGAAATACCCAAACATTAAAATAACCATCACCGAGTATGGAGGTGCTAAGGTTGTGAAAAGTGTAGATGAGGGGGAACTGGATCTGGCGGTCGCTGTGCTGCCCGTCGATGAGGATATATTTAATATCTATCCGATTGTAGAAGAAAAAATGAATGTTGTCGTGCCGCAGGAACATCGTTTTGCCAATCGAAAATCAATTGATTTAATGGAATTAAAAGATGAAGAATTTATTTTTTATCATGAAGATTTTGCCCTTCATGACATCATTCTGGAGAAGTTCATTCAGGCTGGTTATCACCCGGATATTTTGTTTAAAAGTTCGCAATGGGATTTGATGGCGGAAATGGTCGCGGCCAATCTCGGGATTACGATTTTACCTGATTCGATCTGTAACAAAGTGAAGAACAGCGGTTTGCATATTCTGAAAGTGAATCCAACCATTCCTTGGAATCTTGCGGTGATTACAAAAAAGGAAAAGTACATTTCTTATGCAAGCAGGACGTTTATTGATTTTATCCAGCAGATGCACGAACGAATATAA
- a CDS encoding class I SAM-dependent methyltransferase, whose amino-acid sequence MKLTEELLEKNRSGWNAVAHHFNGQDALPGYGPYAQSEEELQLFGEIASKKVLDIGFGSGHSLKYMAEKGAAELWGVDFSEEQKGIAEITLQDHLTHLFCAPMETEIGLPKAYFDYVYSIYAIGWTTDLPATFQLIYSYLKVGGSFIFSWDHPLYPHMKSEDGRFYLDASYQEEGMLQFDNFKGENKPMAFQRRKMSTYLNALITAGFTIERVIESDVPADLKDVKAEQSDGYYSLYKAQRFPAAMIIKAVKK is encoded by the coding sequence ATGAAATTGACAGAAGAGCTATTGGAAAAAAATAGGTCCGGTTGGAATGCAGTAGCACACCATTTTAACGGACAGGATGCGTTGCCGGGATATGGACCATACGCACAGTCGGAGGAAGAATTACAGTTATTTGGGGAGATAGCCAGCAAAAAGGTACTGGATATTGGTTTTGGCAGCGGTCATTCACTAAAATATATGGCAGAAAAAGGTGCAGCAGAGTTATGGGGTGTTGATTTTTCAGAAGAACAAAAAGGGATTGCGGAAATTACCCTGCAGGATCATCTGACTCACTTGTTCTGTGCACCTATGGAAACGGAGATCGGCCTGCCCAAAGCATATTTTGATTACGTTTATTCGATTTATGCAATCGGCTGGACGACAGATCTACCCGCAACCTTTCAATTGATCTATTCGTATCTGAAAGTAGGAGGCTCCTTTATATTCAGTTGGGACCACCCTTTATATCCCCATATGAAAAGCGAGGATGGACGTTTTTATTTAGATGCCTCTTATCAGGAGGAAGGCATGCTGCAATTCGATAATTTCAAAGGGGAAAATAAACCGATGGCATTTCAGCGACGGAAGATGAGCACGTACCTCAACGCCTTGATCACTGCTGGATTTACTATCGAACGCGTGATAGAAAGCGATGTTCCAGCCGATCTAAAAGACGTAAAAGCAGAGCAGTCTGACGGTTATTATTCCTTGTATAAGGCACAACGATTTCCTGCTGCGATGATTATAAAAGCCGTGAAAAAATAA